From the Melospiza georgiana isolate bMelGeo1 chromosome 25, bMelGeo1.pri, whole genome shotgun sequence genome, one window contains:
- the LOC131093382 gene encoding uncharacterized protein LOC131093382 isoform X2, whose translation MEPPELSPALLQPQVTVVAILGELLDTLSKQDKIMLLPISPWSLYWDLEFFTRELQVTLHRFDNPWWPQDVTCDDDSPSKPLRQDSATHKKPPLVSFFHKLFELSKCLWSVPALANGWAELARKATELRKTCRVMATKAADRAVTATAWARELQNEAARYGTAQENMGELGQDMGKEEGAEVVAGHEAQVRREAREAASEAAWATMVRQEVEAALGLLERLVAACDEATTFPRELQRLLWVTLNGPKGTSEASPDVPEVLEAKVDMAWQLWEANTRLAKDHLLGAVEDIIESYFIPGHIDPRACEVAERCQRAMEDIPRLVQPPSFNVERPQSFPKVSPVSMEPQELSPALLQLPVTVVATLGELLDILPGSDGMHLFESPGCLYLDLEDFTKELQYTLYRIDDSWRCHDVTSDYDDHLTSLSQTLAAYKSTPGTTRNRLAMAASKWQGSVSVLLDRWAELARKATKLRNACRVMVSKAADRAATGTAQARELQDEAACDGTAQENMVELGQALGREEGAKVVAGHEAQVRREARVAAREARRATMERQRLEVALGLLEHLVAACDEATAFPRELRRLLRDIEAVLEEINEASRNVLKGLVAKVTEAERLWEANARLAKDHLVGAVDNIIKFYFTGGLPSLSACEVAERCQRAIEDIPRLLRPPEHPQSVPNVSPVSVEPQEVSPPQLQVLVAVVDILGKLVATLAGPHRDKSSDSLHEDMRRFTRGLHAVLNHGGVTSLGQPDVPSLRRALATLGATSGTTWANGRAAARAWRELVARLVDSWDWLAREATKLREKVVTEQRLLMALDKEMAWEMATYDAQVVTATNEAMGEAVVATRRGHWALMALGLLRRLVAMCDRATLFYWNMEWRLRDIKATLKGTNKASPDVLQALMAKVATFEWLWEASNRLAKDHLLGALGDIDNILLSPGGGPGSSVVTERCQKAIEDIPRLLQESFT comes from the exons ATGGAGCCCCCAGAG ctgtccccggccctgctgcagccacaggtcacCGTGGTGGCCATCCTGGGAGAGCTACTGGACACCCTGAGCAAGCAGGATAAGATAATGCTGCTACCCATTTCCCCATGGTCCCTGTACTGGGACCTGGAGTTCTTCACCAGGGAGCTCCAGGTCACCCTGCACCGCTTTGATAACCCCTGGTGGCCCCAAGATGTCACCTGCGATGATGATAGCCCTTCCAAGCCCCTGAGGCAGGACTCAGCCACCCACAAGAAACCGCCATTGGTCTCCTTTTTCCATAAGCTCTTTGAGCTCAGTAAGTGCCTGTGGTCGGTGCCTGCACTTGCGAACGGCTGGGCCGAGCTGGCCAGGAAGGCCACCGAGCTCCGCAAGACCTGCAGGGTGATGGCCACCAAGGCGGCTGACAGGGCGGTCACCGCCACTGCctgggccagggagctgcagaacGAGGCTGCCCGTTatgggacagctcaggaaaacatggGGGAGCTGGGTCAGGACATGGGCAAGGAGGAGGGGGCCGAGGTGGTGGCCGGGCATGAAGCCCAGGTGAGGAGAGAGGCCAGGGAGGCCGCCAGCGAGGCAGCATGGGCCACCATGGTGAGACAGGAGGTGGAggcggccctggggctgctggagcgctTGGTGGCCGCGTGTGACGAAGCCACCACGTTCCCCCGGGAGCTGCAGCGCCTGCTCTGGGTCACCCTGAATGGCCCAAAGGGGACAAGTGAGGCATCCCCTGATGTTCCCGAGGTCTTGGAGGCCAAGGTGGACATGGCTTggcagctgtgggaggccaaCACCCGCCTGGCCAAGGATCATCTGCTGGGGGCAGTTGAAGACATCATAGAGTCCTATTTCATTCCTGGTCACATTGACCCCCGTGCCTGTGAGGTGGCCGAGCGGTGTCAAAGAGCCATGGAGGACATCCCAAGGCTCGTTCAACCGCCCTCGTTCAACGTGGAGCGTCCCCAGAGCttccccaaggtgtccccagtgagCATGGAGCCCCAAGAG ctgtctccagccctgctgcagctgccggtCACTGTGGTGGCCACCCTGGGTGAGCTGCTGGACATCCTGCCTGGTTCAGATGGGATGCACCTGTTTGAGTCCCCAGGGTGCCTGTATTTGGACCTGGAGGATTTCACCAAGGAGCTCCAGTACACCCTGTACCGCATTGATGACAGCTGGAGGTGCCATGATGTCACCTCCGATTATGATGACCATCTCACCTCCCTGAGCCAGACCCTGGCCGCCTACAAGAGCACCCCAGGGACCACCCGGAACCGTTTGGCAATGGCGGCCAGCAAGTGGCAGGGGTCGGTGTCTGTGCTTCTGGACAGGTGGGCCGAGCTGGCCAGGAAAGCCACCAAGCTCCGCAACGCCTGCAGGGTGATGGTCAGCAAGGCGGCTGACAGGGCGGCCACCGGCACTGCCCAGGCAAGGGAGCTGCAGGACGAGGCTGCCTGTgatgggacagctcaggaaaacatggtggagctgggtcaggccctgggcagggaggagggggccAAGGTGGTGGCCGGGCATGAAGCCCAGGTGAGGAGAGAGGCCAGGGTGGCTGCCCGTGAGGCAAGAAGAGCCACCATGGAGAGACAGCGGCTggaggtggccctggggctgctggagcacttGGTGGCCGCGTGTGACGAAGCCACTGCGTTCCCCCGGGAGCTGCGGCGCCTGCTCAGGGACATTGAGGCTGTCCTGGAGGAGATAAATGAGGCATCCCGCAATGTCCTCAAGGGCTTGGTGGCCAAGGTGACTGAGGCCGAGCGGCTGTGGGAGGCCAACGCCCGCCTGGCCAAGGATCACCTGGTGGGGGCAGTTGACAACATCATCAAGTTCTATTTCACTGGTGGTCTCCCCAGCCTCAGTGCCTGTGAGGTGGCCGAGCGGTGCCAAAGAGCCATCGAGGACATCCCAAGGCTCCTTCGacccccagagcatccccagagtgtcccaaaTGTGTCTCCAGTGAGCGTGGAGCCCCAAGAG GTGTCTCCTCcgcagctgcaggtgctggtggCCGTGGTGGACATCCTGGGCAAGCTGGTGGCCACCCTGGCTGGGCCACACAGGGACAAGTCCTCAGATTCCCTGCATGAGGACATGAGGAGATTCACCCGGGGCCTTCATGCAGTCCTGAACCACGGcggtgtcacctccctgggccAGCCTGATGTCCCCTCCCTGAGACGGGCCCTGGCCACCCTCGGGGCCACCTCTGGGACCACCTGGGCCAatgggagagctgcagccagagcgTGGCGGGAGTTGGTGGCCAGGCTCGTGGACAGCTGGGACTGGCTGGCCAGGGAAGCCACCAAGCTCCGTGAGAAGGTGGTCACGGAGCAGCGGCTGCTGATGGCCCTGGACAAGGAGATGGCCTGGGAAATGGCCACATATGATGCCCAGGTGGTGACAGCCACCAATGAGGCCATGGGAGAGGCTGTGGTGGCCACCAGGAGGGGACATTGGGCACTgatggccctggggctgctccggCGCTTGGTGGCCATGTGTGACAGAGCCACCTTGTTCTACTGGAACATGGAATGGCGGCTCAGGGACATCAAGGCCACTCTGAAGGGGACAAACAAGGCGTCCCCTGATGTCCTCCAGGCCTTGATGGCCAAAGTGGCCACGTTTGAGTGGCTGTGGGAGGCCAGCAACCGCCTTGCCAAGGATCACCTGCTGGGGGCACTTGGGGACATTGACAACATCCTCTTGAGTCCCggtggtggccctggcagcagTGTGGTGACCGAGCGGTGCCAAAAAGCCATCGAGGACATcccgaggctgctgcaggaaagtTTCACATAG
- the LOC131093382 gene encoding uncharacterized protein LOC131093382 isoform X1, with protein MSLTPPLSPPQLSPALLQPQVTVVAILGELLDTLSKQDKIMLLPISPWSLYWDLEFFTRELQVTLHRFDNPWWPQDVTCDDDSPSKPLRQDSATHKKPPLVSFFHKLFELSKCLWSVPALANGWAELARKATELRKTCRVMATKAADRAVTATAWARELQNEAARYGTAQENMGELGQDMGKEEGAEVVAGHEAQVRREAREAASEAAWATMVRQEVEAALGLLERLVAACDEATTFPRELQRLLWVTLNGPKGTSEASPDVPEVLEAKVDMAWQLWEANTRLAKDHLLGAVEDIIESYFIPGHIDPRACEVAERCQRAMEDIPRLVQPPSFNVERPQSFPKVSPVSMEPQELSPALLQLPVTVVATLGELLDILPGSDGMHLFESPGCLYLDLEDFTKELQYTLYRIDDSWRCHDVTSDYDDHLTSLSQTLAAYKSTPGTTRNRLAMAASKWQGSVSVLLDRWAELARKATKLRNACRVMVSKAADRAATGTAQARELQDEAACDGTAQENMVELGQALGREEGAKVVAGHEAQVRREARVAAREARRATMERQRLEVALGLLEHLVAACDEATAFPRELRRLLRDIEAVLEEINEASRNVLKGLVAKVTEAERLWEANARLAKDHLVGAVDNIIKFYFTGGLPSLSACEVAERCQRAIEDIPRLLRPPEHPQSVPNVSPVSVEPQEVSPPQLQVLVAVVDILGKLVATLAGPHRDKSSDSLHEDMRRFTRGLHAVLNHGGVTSLGQPDVPSLRRALATLGATSGTTWANGRAAARAWRELVARLVDSWDWLAREATKLREKVVTEQRLLMALDKEMAWEMATYDAQVVTATNEAMGEAVVATRRGHWALMALGLLRRLVAMCDRATLFYWNMEWRLRDIKATLKGTNKASPDVLQALMAKVATFEWLWEASNRLAKDHLLGALGDIDNILLSPGGGPGSSVVTERCQKAIEDIPRLLQESFT; from the exons ATGTCCTTGACAcctcctctgtcccctccccagctgtccccggccctgctgcagccacaggtcacCGTGGTGGCCATCCTGGGAGAGCTACTGGACACCCTGAGCAAGCAGGATAAGATAATGCTGCTACCCATTTCCCCATGGTCCCTGTACTGGGACCTGGAGTTCTTCACCAGGGAGCTCCAGGTCACCCTGCACCGCTTTGATAACCCCTGGTGGCCCCAAGATGTCACCTGCGATGATGATAGCCCTTCCAAGCCCCTGAGGCAGGACTCAGCCACCCACAAGAAACCGCCATTGGTCTCCTTTTTCCATAAGCTCTTTGAGCTCAGTAAGTGCCTGTGGTCGGTGCCTGCACTTGCGAACGGCTGGGCCGAGCTGGCCAGGAAGGCCACCGAGCTCCGCAAGACCTGCAGGGTGATGGCCACCAAGGCGGCTGACAGGGCGGTCACCGCCACTGCctgggccagggagctgcagaacGAGGCTGCCCGTTatgggacagctcaggaaaacatggGGGAGCTGGGTCAGGACATGGGCAAGGAGGAGGGGGCCGAGGTGGTGGCCGGGCATGAAGCCCAGGTGAGGAGAGAGGCCAGGGAGGCCGCCAGCGAGGCAGCATGGGCCACCATGGTGAGACAGGAGGTGGAggcggccctggggctgctggagcgctTGGTGGCCGCGTGTGACGAAGCCACCACGTTCCCCCGGGAGCTGCAGCGCCTGCTCTGGGTCACCCTGAATGGCCCAAAGGGGACAAGTGAGGCATCCCCTGATGTTCCCGAGGTCTTGGAGGCCAAGGTGGACATGGCTTggcagctgtgggaggccaaCACCCGCCTGGCCAAGGATCATCTGCTGGGGGCAGTTGAAGACATCATAGAGTCCTATTTCATTCCTGGTCACATTGACCCCCGTGCCTGTGAGGTGGCCGAGCGGTGTCAAAGAGCCATGGAGGACATCCCAAGGCTCGTTCAACCGCCCTCGTTCAACGTGGAGCGTCCCCAGAGCttccccaaggtgtccccagtgagCATGGAGCCCCAAGAG ctgtctccagccctgctgcagctgccggtCACTGTGGTGGCCACCCTGGGTGAGCTGCTGGACATCCTGCCTGGTTCAGATGGGATGCACCTGTTTGAGTCCCCAGGGTGCCTGTATTTGGACCTGGAGGATTTCACCAAGGAGCTCCAGTACACCCTGTACCGCATTGATGACAGCTGGAGGTGCCATGATGTCACCTCCGATTATGATGACCATCTCACCTCCCTGAGCCAGACCCTGGCCGCCTACAAGAGCACCCCAGGGACCACCCGGAACCGTTTGGCAATGGCGGCCAGCAAGTGGCAGGGGTCGGTGTCTGTGCTTCTGGACAGGTGGGCCGAGCTGGCCAGGAAAGCCACCAAGCTCCGCAACGCCTGCAGGGTGATGGTCAGCAAGGCGGCTGACAGGGCGGCCACCGGCACTGCCCAGGCAAGGGAGCTGCAGGACGAGGCTGCCTGTgatgggacagctcaggaaaacatggtggagctgggtcaggccctgggcagggaggagggggccAAGGTGGTGGCCGGGCATGAAGCCCAGGTGAGGAGAGAGGCCAGGGTGGCTGCCCGTGAGGCAAGAAGAGCCACCATGGAGAGACAGCGGCTggaggtggccctggggctgctggagcacttGGTGGCCGCGTGTGACGAAGCCACTGCGTTCCCCCGGGAGCTGCGGCGCCTGCTCAGGGACATTGAGGCTGTCCTGGAGGAGATAAATGAGGCATCCCGCAATGTCCTCAAGGGCTTGGTGGCCAAGGTGACTGAGGCCGAGCGGCTGTGGGAGGCCAACGCCCGCCTGGCCAAGGATCACCTGGTGGGGGCAGTTGACAACATCATCAAGTTCTATTTCACTGGTGGTCTCCCCAGCCTCAGTGCCTGTGAGGTGGCCGAGCGGTGCCAAAGAGCCATCGAGGACATCCCAAGGCTCCTTCGacccccagagcatccccagagtgtcccaaaTGTGTCTCCAGTGAGCGTGGAGCCCCAAGAG GTGTCTCCTCcgcagctgcaggtgctggtggCCGTGGTGGACATCCTGGGCAAGCTGGTGGCCACCCTGGCTGGGCCACACAGGGACAAGTCCTCAGATTCCCTGCATGAGGACATGAGGAGATTCACCCGGGGCCTTCATGCAGTCCTGAACCACGGcggtgtcacctccctgggccAGCCTGATGTCCCCTCCCTGAGACGGGCCCTGGCCACCCTCGGGGCCACCTCTGGGACCACCTGGGCCAatgggagagctgcagccagagcgTGGCGGGAGTTGGTGGCCAGGCTCGTGGACAGCTGGGACTGGCTGGCCAGGGAAGCCACCAAGCTCCGTGAGAAGGTGGTCACGGAGCAGCGGCTGCTGATGGCCCTGGACAAGGAGATGGCCTGGGAAATGGCCACATATGATGCCCAGGTGGTGACAGCCACCAATGAGGCCATGGGAGAGGCTGTGGTGGCCACCAGGAGGGGACATTGGGCACTgatggccctggggctgctccggCGCTTGGTGGCCATGTGTGACAGAGCCACCTTGTTCTACTGGAACATGGAATGGCGGCTCAGGGACATCAAGGCCACTCTGAAGGGGACAAACAAGGCGTCCCCTGATGTCCTCCAGGCCTTGATGGCCAAAGTGGCCACGTTTGAGTGGCTGTGGGAGGCCAGCAACCGCCTTGCCAAGGATCACCTGCTGGGGGCACTTGGGGACATTGACAACATCCTCTTGAGTCCCggtggtggccctggcagcagTGTGGTGACCGAGCGGTGCCAAAAAGCCATCGAGGACATcccgaggctgctgcaggaaagtTTCACATAG